AGAGAATCTCCTGGATAATGCTTATTTAAAGAATCAATATAAGTTTTACAGGCAGTCCTAAGTGATAACTCATCAAAAACATATAGAGGTGTTCCATATGTTTTTGCAAGTTCACTTAGTTGACAGCCTCCTACTATTAATTTCTCACTCTCATTAATTTCTGAAGAGATAGGAGCTATATTTCGATTTGGACTATAAATATCCCTATTGGGTTCATAAGCTTTTGGGCCTAGCATGGGAAGTTTTTACTTCAATATTTAGCCAATCTAGGGATCAATCAACCAATTAGTATTCTTTTTGAAGAAAGACCGCTTAAACAATTAAAAGTTGGTTATGAATCTCAAAATAATCCAACTTGAGGAAATGCATTTAAATGATTGTTTTGACTTGGATCAAAAATCATTAAAAGGCCTTTGGACAAAAGATCAATGGCAAAGAGAACTTACTGATCCTAAAAGGATTTGCCTAGGAACGATAGATATTGAAACTAAAAAACTTCTTGGTCTATGTTCTGCATGGTTAGTAACAGATGAATTACACATAACATCAATTGCTGTTCATCCCATACATAAAAGAAAAGGAATTGGAAAAGTTCTAATCTCAGACTTAATTAAACGTGCAAAGGCTCTTTCAACAAAACACATAATTTTAGAAGTTAAAGACAGAAACGAAGAAGCTAAATCTTTTTACAAATCAATGGGATTCAAAATTGTAGGTCATAGATCCAATTTCTATAAAGATGGGAGCGATGCTCTAATCCTCACTAAAGGATTATTTAAAAAATAATAAAAGCAATAATTTAAGTACGGTTAACCGAAGTCAAAAACAAATATTTTTATTGGCCTTTGCATCAATAAATACATTTAATTCTTTTTCAACAAACACTTAATATTTACCCTTTATAAAAAAAAGCCTAACCGTACACATTTCACACTTAACCCTGATAAATTAGGTTAAATAGTTAATGGCAAGAGCTAAATGTTTGAGAGGTTTACAGAAAAGGCAATAAAAGTGATCATGCTTGCTCAAGAAGAAGCAAGACGCCTTGGGCATAATTTTGTAGGAACTGAACAAATCCTCTTGGGTCTAATTGGAGAAGGAACTGGAGTTGCAGCTAAAGTTCTTAAATCTATGGGAGTTAATTTAAAAGACTCAAGAGTAGAAGTTGAAAAAATAATAGGAAGAGGATCAGGCTTCGTTGCAGTAGAAATTCCTTTCACACCAAGAGCCAAGAGAGTGCTTGAGCTTTCACTAGAAGAAGCTCGACAACTTGGTCATAATTACATTGGAACTGAACATCTTTTGCTTGGCCTTATTAGAGAAGGCGAAGGTGTTGCAGCAAGAGTTCTTGAAAACTTAGGCGTAGATCTTACAAAAGTAAGGACACAAGTTGTTCGCATGCTCGGTGAAACAGCTGAAGTAACCACTGGTTCTGGATCATCAAAAGGATCAGCAAAAACTGCAACTCTTGATGAATTTGGCACTAACCTTACTAAGCTAGCTAGTGAATCAAAGCTCGATCCTGTAGTTGGGAGGTACGAAGAAATCGATCGTGTAATTCAAATTTTGGGTAGAAGGACTAAAAACAATCCGGTTTTAATAGGAGAACCAGGGGTAGGAAAAACAGCTATTGCCGAGGGACTTGCTCAGAGAATTCAACAAGGAAATATTCCTGATATTCTCGAAGAAAAAAGAGTACTAACTCTTGATATCGGTCTACTTGTGGCAGGAACAAAATATAGAGGTGAGTTTGAAGAAAGATTGAAAAAGATAATGGAAGAAATAAAGTCTGCTGGAAACGTAATTTTAGTTATTGATGAAGTTCATACGCTAATTGGAGCAGGTGCTGCTGAGGGGGCTATTGATGCTGCAAATATTTTAAAGCCAGCTCTAGCAAGAGGTGAATTACAGTGTATTGGCGCTACAACTTTAGATGAATATCGCAAGCATATTGAAAGAGATGCTGCATTAGAAAGAAGATTTCAGCCCGTAATGATTGGAGAACCTTCAATTAAAGATACAATTGAAATTCTTAGAGGTCTAAGAGAGAGATATGAACAACATCACAGATTAAAAATTACTGATGAAGCATTAGATGCTGCTGCAAATCTTGGTGATAGATATATTTCAGATCGTTTTTTACCCGACAAAGCAATTGACCTAATAGATGAAGCAGGAAGCAGAGTTCGTTTACTTAATTCCAAGTTACCCCCGGAAGCAAAAGAGGTTGATAAAGAATTAAGGAAAATTCAGAAAAATAAAGAAGAAGCCATAAGAGATCAAAATTTCACACAGGCTGGGGAACTTAGAGAAAAAGAAGTTGAACTTAGAGATAAAATCAGAAACCTTTTACAAAACCTAAGACAAAAAAACTCATCAAATGCCGAATCAGATTCTGGTGAAAAGAAAGATACAATTCAAGAAAAAGCAGATCAAATAACTTCTCAACCAGATGAATTAAAAGTTTCTCAACCTATAGTCAACGAAGAAGATATTGCTCATATCGTAGCTTCATGGACAGGTGTTCCTGTACAGAAATTAACGGAGAGTGAATCAGTCAAACTTCTAAATATGGAAGATACATTGCATCAAAGATTGATCGGTCAAGACGAAGCTGTTAAGGCCGTTTCTAAAGCTATAAGGAGAGCAAGAGTTGGTCTTAAAAATCCAAACAGACCAATTGCTAGTTTTATTTTTTCTGGCCCAACAGGTGTAGGAAAAACTGAACTAACTAAAGCTTTAGCAGCCTATTTCTTTGGTAGCGAAGAAGCCATGATTAGACTAGATATGTCTGAATTTATGGAAAGGCATACTGTTAGCAAATTGATTGGTTCCCCTCCTGGATATGTTGGATTCAATGAAGGTGGTCAATTAACAGAAGCGGTTAGAAGAAGGCCTTATACAGTCGTTTTATTCGATGAAATAGAAAAAGCTCATCCAGATGTATTTAATCTTCTACTTCAACTCCTCGAAGAAGGTAGATTGACAGATTCAAAAGGTAGAACTGTTGATTTCAAAAATACTTTAATAATAATGACCTCCAATATTGGCTCTAAAGTTATAGAAAAAGGTGGTGGTGGGCTAGGATTTGAATTCTCTGGTGAAAACCTAGAAGATACTCAATACAACAGAATTAAATCTCTAGTAAATGAAGAATTAAAGCAATATTTCCGACCTGAGTTCCTCAATAGATTAGATGAAATAATTGTATTCAGACAACTCTCCAGAGAAGAAGTTAAGGACATAGCCGAAATCATGCTTAAAGAAGTATTCCAAAGAATTAAAGAAAAAGGGATTTCTCTAACTGTCTCAGACGATTTTAAAGAAAGATTAGTTGAAGAAGGTTATAACCCTTCTTATGGAGCTAGACCATTAAGAAGGGCAGTAATGAGATTGTTAGAAGATAGCCTTGCTGAAGAAGTTTTATCTGGAAGGATAAAAGATGGAGACAAAGCAGAAGTAGATATTGATGAAAGTAAAAAAGTAGTTGTAAAACATCTAGGAAAAGATAGTTCAACTCCAGAATTAGCAAGCGCTACTGTTTAACTATAAAAATTCAAACAACTAATATATGACCCTAAATATTCATTGTATTTCACCATTAAAAGTAGTAAAGGGACAGGATGCTTGGATTAAATCGATAAAACTAATTGATAAATTAACTAAAAGGCCTTTAATTTTAGGTAGAAGCAGTTCAACAAAGCATGTAAGGGATTCATTTCAACTTGATCTTATATCAAAAGGTATTAATGCAATTTCTTATGAATTAGATAGCGATTGTTGTGAATTAGATATCAATAATGCATATCAATTTTCAATAAATAACAATTGTGATGGAATTATTGCCGCAGGTGGGGGGAAGGTCCTTGATGCAGGAAAGTTAATTGCTGATTTACTCGGCATCAATTGCATAACTGTTCCTCTAAGCGCTTCGACTTGCGCCGGATGGACTGCGTTATCTAATATCTATAGCCCTGATGGAAAGTTCATTAAAGATGTAACTTTAAAAAGCTGTCCCAATTTACTTATCTTCGATCACAACATTGTGCGCGCTGCTCCACCAAAAACTTTAGCTAGTGGCATTGCAGATGCTGTTGCTAAATGGTATGAATCATCCTTAACAAGTAGTACGAGTCAAGACGGCTTCGTTCAACAAGCAGTTCAAATGGCCAGGGTTTTAAGAGATCAGCTATTTTTAAATGGCTACAAGGCTTTCACGGATCCGCTAAGCAACTCCTGGGTAACAGTCGCTGAGGGATGTGCTTTGACAGCTGGAATAATTGGAGGACTTGGAGGCGTTAGATGCAGAACAGCGGCGGCACATTCAATACACAATGGATTAACTCAATTGGCTTATAAAAACAAACCACTTCATGGGGAACTTGTTGGATTTGGTTTGCTCGTACAATTATATTTAGAAGAGAAGAATTCAAATAGTCAATTACCAAAACAAGCTAAATCACAACTCATTAATTTCCTATCTCAACTAAATTTGCCTATTTCTATAGAATCTATTTCTTTAAAAAGTCCAACTCCAGATCAGCTACATAAAGCATGCAAATTTGCATGTAAAGATGGCTCAGACATACATCATTTACCTTTCCCAATTAATGAAAATGTTCTTCTTGAAGCCATTGAAAATTATCATTCATTACCTACAAGTTCCAACATAACTTTTAAATAATATTTAAGATCATTGAACAAAGAACGAAGTAATCATATTAATCCAACAAATGCTTCAAAAGCTTATATAAAAAATATAAAAGATCAAATTATTGATAAGCAAGCTAGTAGGCTTTTTGAAGATCTAAATTGGATAAAATTAAAGGGTATTTCATGTAATGAATCAGATTTATTTCCAGCAGTCATAACAGGTAGAGGAAAAAAAATACTTCTTTTACATGGTTTTGACAGTTGTTTTCTTGAATATAGACGTCTCACACCTTTTCTAAAAAAGAATAATAAATTAATTATTCCTGATCTATATGGATTTGGCTTTTGTCCAAGATCTAGGGGCAACAAATATGGATTTAAATATTTAATAAAACATTTAAATTCTGTTTTGGACCTTTTTTCAGACAATCAACCTATAGGAGTAATCGGTGCTTCTATGGGAGGGGCTTTGGCTTTGGAGTTAGCCAGACAAAACCCAAAAAGAGTCGATAAATTACTTCTTTTATCCCCAGCAGGTTTAGTAGGAAAAAACCCAAAAATACCCTGGCCCTTAAATCATTTTGGCGCTTTTTTCCTCAGCCAAACTTATGTCCGTAGGGGATTGTGTAGACAAGCATTTGCACATCCAACCAAAAGTGTTGGCCCTGCCGAAGAACAAATAGCTTCAATACATTTAAAAGTTCCCGGATGGGAATCTTCTCTTGCAGACTTTGCAGCACAGGGAGGTGTATCCGATTGTGGACTCCCAAAACCAACTCAACCTCTCAAAATTATTTTAGGGAAGCACGACAGAATTATTCCAAAGAATGAAAAGGAAAAAACGAACAAAATCTATAATTCCAGCATACAAATAGCAACGAATTCAGGACATTTACCCCACCTTGAAGAACCCCAATTAGTAGCTGAAACCTGGAAAAATTTTAAATAGCAAATGATCTTCAAGCAGAATCATAAGAAAGGAGTTCTTGCTAAATTATTAGAAAAAGGTATAAAAATATTACTTAAAAAGGAGTGCAAAAACATTAGTAATATAACTATAGATATTGAATCTAGTTCTATACAAATCATTAAAGGTATAATAAAAAAAATAAATATAACAGCCAAAGATGTAAATTATAAAGACCTTTTATTTGATGAAATTGAATTGGAAGCTAATGATATGAAAATCATATTAAAGATTAATAATAAAGAATTAAATCTCAGAAATAATTGTAAAATAAAATTTAAAGTTTCATTATCTGAAAATTCATTAAAAACTATTTTATTTTCCCACAATTGGACTTGGATTGGTAAATTATTAGCTCAAGGAATATTAAATCAAAATAAATTAGAAGACATAAAGATAAGAAATAATCAAATTTTATTTAAAGCTTCAAAAGATAATGAAATTATAAATGAAGAGGAAAATGTTGATATAAAAGTAGAGAAAGATAAGATTTTTCTAGAAAATAAATCCTATAAAAGTTCAGTTGAGATACCTATTGAGGATAAGATATTGATTAAAGATGTATCTATTAAAAATAATTTAATTATTATTCATGCTAATTCTACTTTAAGTATTTAATTAATCTATGAGATGATTAATGGTGATAGCAAAATCACTATGTAAAAAACTATAGCAGGAGTAAATAAATAGCTGTCTATTCTATCGAGAATTCCTCCATGACCAGGTAAAAAGTCACCTGAATCTTTTAATCCAGCATTTCTTTTCATCATTGATTCAGTCAAGTCTCCGACGAGAGAAAACAAGGCCACTAAAATACCAATAAAGATACCAATAAAGATTCCAAATTTCCACCTAAGTAAATAGCCGCAAAGTGCTCCAATTAATATTGAAAAAAATAATCCACCAAAAACACCTTCAATGGTTTTAGAGGGTGAAATAGGAGATAGTGAATGATTCCCAAACTTCTTACCTACAAAATAAGAGCCTATATCAAATCCAACTATCATCAGGCATGTAGAAAAGGTTATTAGCATTCCAAATGTAATAGATGATGACCAATCAGGAGGTATCAAATGTAGATTATTTTTTAAATCAGACTCTAAGAGATTTCTCAATTTAATCCAATGACTAGGCAAAAAACCCAAATAAAATAACCCGAAAATTGATGCTGCTATATCAGCAATTGAACCTGTAACTGGTTGAAGCAATAACCAGCAACAAATAGCAGCTCCAGATAATGGTAAAATTGCATCTGAAATCTCAATAGAAACATATCCACGAGAAGATAATTGAGTAAAAAAAAGTAATATTTGACAGGCCACTAATGTTGTCTTAGTAGCTGGTCTTATCCCTGTAAATTCTGTCATCCGAAAGAATTC
Above is a genomic segment from Prochlorococcus marinus XMU1408 containing:
- the rimI gene encoding ribosomal protein S18-alanine N-acetyltransferase, with the translated sequence MNLKIIQLEEMHLNDCFDLDQKSLKGLWTKDQWQRELTDPKRICLGTIDIETKKLLGLCSAWLVTDELHITSIAVHPIHKRKGIGKVLISDLIKRAKALSTKHIILEVKDRNEEAKSFYKSMGFKIVGHRSNFYKDGSDALILTKGLFKK
- a CDS encoding iron-containing alcohol dehydrogenase family protein — translated: MTLNIHCISPLKVVKGQDAWIKSIKLIDKLTKRPLILGRSSSTKHVRDSFQLDLISKGINAISYELDSDCCELDINNAYQFSINNNCDGIIAAGGGKVLDAGKLIADLLGINCITVPLSASTCAGWTALSNIYSPDGKFIKDVTLKSCPNLLIFDHNIVRAAPPKTLASGIADAVAKWYESSLTSSTSQDGFVQQAVQMARVLRDQLFLNGYKAFTDPLSNSWVTVAEGCALTAGIIGGLGGVRCRTAAAHSIHNGLTQLAYKNKPLHGELVGFGLLVQLYLEEKNSNSQLPKQAKSQLINFLSQLNLPISIESISLKSPTPDQLHKACKFACKDGSDIHHLPFPINENVLLEAIENYHSLPTSSNITFK
- a CDS encoding phosphatidate cytidylyltransferase is translated as MSLAVSKKRLLSGLLVGAFGILIVSLGNWWFSISLSIIVHMALLEFFRMTEFTGIRPATKTTLVACQILLFFTQLSSRGYVSIEISDAILPLSGAAICCWLLLQPVTGSIADIAASIFGLFYLGFLPSHWIKLRNLLESDLKNNLHLIPPDWSSSITFGMLITFSTCLMIVGFDIGSYFVGKKFGNHSLSPISPSKTIEGVFGGLFFSILIGALCGYLLRWKFGIFIGIFIGILVALFSLVGDLTESMMKRNAGLKDSGDFLPGHGGILDRIDSYLFTPAIVFYIVILLSPLIIS
- a CDS encoding ATP-dependent Clp protease ATP-binding subunit codes for the protein MFERFTEKAIKVIMLAQEEARRLGHNFVGTEQILLGLIGEGTGVAAKVLKSMGVNLKDSRVEVEKIIGRGSGFVAVEIPFTPRAKRVLELSLEEARQLGHNYIGTEHLLLGLIREGEGVAARVLENLGVDLTKVRTQVVRMLGETAEVTTGSGSSKGSAKTATLDEFGTNLTKLASESKLDPVVGRYEEIDRVIQILGRRTKNNPVLIGEPGVGKTAIAEGLAQRIQQGNIPDILEEKRVLTLDIGLLVAGTKYRGEFEERLKKIMEEIKSAGNVILVIDEVHTLIGAGAAEGAIDAANILKPALARGELQCIGATTLDEYRKHIERDAALERRFQPVMIGEPSIKDTIEILRGLRERYEQHHRLKITDEALDAAANLGDRYISDRFLPDKAIDLIDEAGSRVRLLNSKLPPEAKEVDKELRKIQKNKEEAIRDQNFTQAGELREKEVELRDKIRNLLQNLRQKNSSNAESDSGEKKDTIQEKADQITSQPDELKVSQPIVNEEDIAHIVASWTGVPVQKLTESESVKLLNMEDTLHQRLIGQDEAVKAVSKAIRRARVGLKNPNRPIASFIFSGPTGVGKTELTKALAAYFFGSEEAMIRLDMSEFMERHTVSKLIGSPPGYVGFNEGGQLTEAVRRRPYTVVLFDEIEKAHPDVFNLLLQLLEEGRLTDSKGRTVDFKNTLIIMTSNIGSKVIEKGGGGLGFEFSGENLEDTQYNRIKSLVNEELKQYFRPEFLNRLDEIIVFRQLSREEVKDIAEIMLKEVFQRIKEKGISLTVSDDFKERLVEEGYNPSYGARPLRRAVMRLLEDSLAEEVLSGRIKDGDKAEVDIDESKKVVVKHLGKDSSTPELASATV
- a CDS encoding alpha/beta fold hydrolase — protein: MNKERSNHINPTNASKAYIKNIKDQIIDKQASRLFEDLNWIKLKGISCNESDLFPAVITGRGKKILLLHGFDSCFLEYRRLTPFLKKNNKLIIPDLYGFGFCPRSRGNKYGFKYLIKHLNSVLDLFSDNQPIGVIGASMGGALALELARQNPKRVDKLLLLSPAGLVGKNPKIPWPLNHFGAFFLSQTYVRRGLCRQAFAHPTKSVGPAEEQIASIHLKVPGWESSLADFAAQGGVSDCGLPKPTQPLKIILGKHDRIIPKNEKEKTNKIYNSSIQIATNSGHLPHLEEPQLVAETWKNFK